The following proteins come from a genomic window of Henningerozyma blattae CBS 6284 chromosome 4, complete genome:
- the UBX6 gene encoding Ubx6p (similar to Saccharomyces cerevisiae UBX7 (YBR273C) and UBX6 (YJL048C); ancestral locus Anc_1.335) encodes MLHPDTTSPTPQLSPSPSTSPAPRDPDTCTLRLRLPDSSALTHTFAASSSLADARAWLLARHGLRGYRFHRVQPKLTYTPEDETQRTLRQLDLLPRCVLALSPSPSPSPLPASSTAASSEIPARARRGSLLTRLAWHVTEWLALQDLDSQLSTHTPVPATRLGEAFFAPVPADAGGSGHSSDSDSDCPDFDDPRYATPQPYGISQLQLQLQHPQPWPAAYTTLSHVQHPEPSPSPLQPATPSIYKH; translated from the coding sequence ATGCTCCACCCTGACACCACTTCGCCCACCCCCCAACTCTCGCCCTCGCCCTCCACGTCTCCCGCACCACGTGACCCCGACACCTGCACCTTGCGGCTCCGTCTCCCGGACTCATCGGCGCTAACCCACACGTTTGCCGCCTCCAGCAGTCTGGCCGACGCACGTGCCTGGCTGCTGGCACGCCACGGCCTCCGCGGCTACCGCTTCCACCGTGTCCAGCCGAAACTGACGTATACGCCAGAAGACGAAACGCAGCGGACCTTGCGCCAGCTAGACCTGCTGCCGCGCTGTGTTCTGGCCCTGTCGCCATCGCCATCGCCGTCGCCGCTACCGGCCAGCTCGACTGCTGCCAGCTCAGAAATACCGGCCCGGGCCCGTCGCGGCAGCCTGCTGACCCGTCTGGCATGGCACGTGACCGAATGGCTGGCGCTGCAGGACCTGGATTCGCAGCTGTCTACACACACGCCGGTGCCGGCCACTCGCCTGGGAGAGGCCTTCTTTGCGCCGGTACCGGCCGATGCTGGCGGCAGTGGCCACTCGTCGGATTCGGACTCCGATTGTCCGGACTTTGACGACCCACGCTATGCCACGCCCCAACCCTATGGCATCTCGCAGTTGCAGTTGCAGCTGCAGCACCCGCAGCCCTGGCCTGCAGCATACACAACCCTCTCGCACGTGCAGCACCCGGAACCCTCGCCTTCTCCTTTGCAGCCTGCGACTCCGTCCATCTACAAGCATTGA
- the PEP8 gene encoding retromer subunit PEP8 (similar to Saccharomyces cerevisiae PEP8 (YJL053W); ancestral locus Anc_1.329) translates to MGSFFKSPIDIEISFDGEEDRRHIELNNGSGSGSKTLVDRLPVYEDGESVSGSATIRVKEGKKIEHLGIRVSLIGCIDMLSVGAGSSNGNHVEGRKRSVDEYLVLNQDVCSSGVLSESKSFDFMFKDVSKQYESYRGTNVDVNYYVKVSVQRKGADISKTKKFWVWLYGKDKGADETNGGKAIKLDIGIENCLHIEFEYSKNRYGLKDVIVGRIYFLLTRLKIRHMELSIITRESSLMHGKNKTCDNTAVRYEIMDGSPVKGETIPIRLFLGGHELVPTMSCNKFTVKNYLSLVIIDEDGRRYFKQSEIEFARLRGGEA, encoded by the coding sequence ATGGGCtcctttttcaaatcacCTATTGATATAGAGATATCGTTTGATGGTGAAGAAGACCGTCGCCATATCGAATTGAACAATGGCAGTGGCAGTGGGTCCAAGACGCTTGTTGATCGATTGCCGGTGTATGAAGATGGGGAGAGTGTTAGTGGGAGCGCTACAATCCGAGTGAAAGAGGGCAAGAAAATTGAACATCTTGGTATTCGAGTGTCATTGATTGGATGCATTGACATGTTGAGTGTTGGCGCAGGAAGCTCCAATGGGAACCATGTGGAAGGGAGGAAACGGAGTGTGGATGAATACCTTGTGTTGAATCAAGATGTTTGTAGTAGTGGTGTTTTGAGTGAGAGCAAGAGTTTTGATTTCATGTTTAAAGATGTGAGTAAACAATACGAGTCGTACCGAGGGACGAACGTCGATGTGAATTATTATGTGAAAGTGAGTGTACAACGGAAGGGAGCGGATATATCCAAGACGAAGAAATTCTGGGTTTGGTTGTATGGGAAGGACAAAGGTGCTGATGAGACGAATGGTGGTAAAGCTATCAAGTTGGATATTGGGATTGAGAATTGTCTACACATTGAATTCGAGTATTCGAAGAATCGGTATGGATTGAAAGATGTCATTGTGGGGAGGATATATTTTCTGTTGACGCGGTTGAAGATCCGACATATGGAGTTGAGTATTATTACGCGAGAAAGCAGTTTGATGCATGGGAAAAACAAGACGTGTGATAATACGGCAGTGAGGTATGAGATCATGGACGGCTCGCCTGTGAAAGGTGAAACGATTCCGATCCGATTGTTCTTGGGAGGGCATGAGTTGGTTCCTACTATGAGTTGTAATAAGTTTACGGtcaagaattatttgagtTTGGTGATTATTGATGAGGATGGTAGACGGTATTTCAAGCAGAGTGAGATTGAGTTTGCACGGTTGAGGGGGGGTGAAGCATAG